In Flavobacterium piscisymbiosum, the sequence GAAAATCTGTGAAATCTGTGGCTATTCTTTTAATTATAATCTATCCGGAAAATCACTGATGATTCCGTCTACATTATAGCTTTTTATTCTTTGAATGTCTTCTTCTTTGTCAACTGTCCAGGGTAAAACAAGAAATCCTTTTTCTTGTATTTGTTTTACGTTTTCAGCATTCAATAACTGATAATCGGGATTAATGGCTTCTGCTTGTATTAATTCGGCGAAAGCCAAAGCTTTATCTATATCTTCTTCGGTTAAAACTCCAATTGCAATATTTGAATTTAGATTTGATGTTTCTTGTAGCATATTCCATTCAAAACTAGAAACGATGAAATGACCGTAATTCCAGTTTTTATCAGCAATATATTCTTCGATTAAGGCAACAACTTTATCAGCAGTTCCTAAACCTTTTAATTCGATATTGATAAGGCATTTTTTGTTTACCAAATCAAATACTTCGTTTAAAGTTGGTATTTGATATTCTCCATCAATTAAAAACGTCTGTAATTCAGCTAAAGAAAAACTGTTTACCAAACCTTTGCCGTTGGTCGTTCTGTCGATGGTTTCATCGTGAATGACTATAATATGTCCGTCAGAACTAAGGTGAACATCGAGTTCGATTCCGTCAGCACTTAGGTCTAATGCTTTTTGAAAAGACTTTAGCGTATTCTCAGGTTCGTATCCTTTGGCACCGCGATGAGCTATTTTTAGCATGTATGGAGAGTTTAACCGTTTAACCGCAAAGGTCGCAAAGTTTTACGCAAAGGTCGCAAGGATTAGAAAAAAAGTTAGCCACAGATTAAAAAGATTAGCGCAGATTTTTAAAATCATTTTAATCGTTTTAATCTGTGGCTAAAAAACCTTGCGACCTTTGCGAATGTCTTAGCGTTCGTTGCGGTTAAGCAAGTTCCAATAAAACAAGTCCAAATTCAG encodes:
- a CDS encoding glycerophosphodiester phosphodiesterase, producing MLKIAHRGAKGYEPENTLKSFQKALDLSADGIELDVHLSSDGHIIVIHDETIDRTTNGKGLVNSFSLAELQTFLIDGEYQIPTLNEVFDLVNKKCLINIELKGLGTADKVVALIEEYIADKNWNYGHFIVSSFEWNMLQETSNLNSNIAIGVLTEEDIDKALAFAELIQAEAINPDYQLLNAENVKQIQEKGFLVLPWTVDKEEDIQRIKSYNVDGIISDFPDRL